A genomic window from Pseudonocardia broussonetiae includes:
- a CDS encoding DUF4236 domain-containing protein yields the protein MGFWLHKSIKVLPGVHVTLSNGGVSYSVGSRNARLTRHPGGRISSTVGLARMGLVHSTTLREARANRPAPPPAPSPPPPAPSPVPSLPWPADPPAPVPVLPPWERDLLDALRTGRYADVARTHGRADPVLRLLAAALDGLDERDPQRARELLAWVVSQGTTALRTHPFTVRHLADRTWPVEIARGAVAHLGITTDVVLLAVAELHQAAGDLDTAIWTVEQAEPTVPAALSLTELYSDAGRHAEVIETTGATTNLDDASALLLVFRGRAFGALGYPDAAREALDAALRVPGRASSVRHRALLERAQVGLAHGDRAGARRDLEQVRAEDPTHPGLAQVELW from the coding sequence GTGGGCTTCTGGCTGCACAAGAGCATCAAGGTCCTCCCCGGCGTGCACGTGACGCTGAGCAACGGCGGCGTCAGCTACTCCGTCGGCTCGCGCAACGCGCGCCTCACCCGGCACCCGGGCGGCCGGATCAGCAGCACCGTCGGGCTGGCGCGCATGGGGCTGGTCCACTCGACGACGCTGCGCGAGGCGCGGGCGAACCGGCCCGCGCCGCCGCCGGCTCCGTCCCCGCCGCCGCCCGCGCCGTCCCCGGTGCCGAGCCTGCCCTGGCCCGCCGATCCCCCGGCCCCGGTCCCGGTCCTACCGCCCTGGGAGCGCGACCTCCTCGACGCCCTGCGCACCGGCCGCTACGCCGACGTCGCGCGCACCCACGGCCGCGCCGATCCCGTGCTCCGCCTCCTCGCCGCCGCCCTCGACGGCCTCGACGAGCGCGACCCGCAGCGCGCCCGGGAGCTGCTGGCCTGGGTCGTCTCCCAGGGCACCACGGCGCTGCGGACGCACCCGTTCACCGTGCGCCACCTCGCCGACCGCACCTGGCCCGTCGAGATCGCCCGCGGCGCCGTCGCCCACCTCGGGATCACCACCGACGTCGTCCTGCTCGCCGTCGCCGAGCTGCACCAGGCGGCGGGCGACCTGGACACCGCGATCTGGACGGTCGAGCAGGCCGAGCCGACCGTCCCCGCCGCCCTCTCGCTCACCGAGCTCTACAGCGACGCGGGCCGCCACGCCGAGGTGATCGAGACGACCGGCGCCACCACCAACCTCGACGACGCCTCCGCCCTGCTGCTCGTGTTCCGCGGCCGCGCGTTCGGCGCGCTGGGCTACCCCGACGCCGCCCGCGAGGCGCTGGACGCGGCGCTGCGGGTGCCCGGCCGGGCGTCGTCGGTGCGGCACCGGGCGCTGCTGGAGCGCGCGCAGGTCGGGCTGGCCCACGGCGACCGCGCCGGAGCCCGTCGCGACCTGGAGCAGGTCCGCGCCGAGGACCCGACGCACCCCGGCCTCGCGCAGGTGGAGCTGTGGTGA